AGCCTATTCAGGAATAGCGCTCAATGCTGCCGTAAAATTCCTCCTACTACTTCTCCCCCCGCCGTTTCTCACCCCAACGCCACCGCCATCCGCCACCCGGCGAGACGACGACTTCCCAGCACTCTTAGCGCCACCGGAAATCACATTTTTCCGGCGACACCCGCATTTTTCGCCGCCACTTTTAGACAATGCAGAACTGGCTTTAACAGCCAATGCCGCCATTTCCTCCGCCTGAAGCGGCCTGCGCAACCGAGTCAACGGAAGAGCGAAGTACAGTTGACCAGGAACGAGGTCGTGATCGTCAGGAATGGGCTGAGCGACGTCGTCGAAGTCCATATCATCAGAGTTACAAATAAAAGAAGATGGGTGCTTCTGCAAGACGTGTGATACTTTGACGGGGTAAGGGTATTCTTGTAAATTTCCGTCTTGTAAAATGAGTTTGGCTGTGGCCACTGAGGTGGACTCGCAGGAGCTGCAAATACCCATTATTGTGTGTATAGATTGGAAGGTGTAAGTATTGTTTGAGAGGTGGGAATATGTAGTGGGAGGTGGGGAAGATGGTGTTTATATAGAAGGGAGATCTTTTAACGTGACATGAAACAGCTGGCTGTGTAGTAAAATAATGCTCCATCTCTTCCACGTTAAAAGTTGCATTGCATTGCATATTTGAAATTCATGTATGGTTAGTAAATATGGTAAGTAAtttattgttttctttttaaatttcgaACAATTTTTTCATATACTTTTTCATTGAATAAATTGTTTACAGTATTGAATATAGCTTCTACTTCTAGCTTCTCTTTTTCTTcactcgtttgtgtaaat
This genomic window from Daucus carota subsp. sativus chromosome 7, DH1 v3.0, whole genome shotgun sequence contains:
- the LOC108195337 gene encoding uncharacterized protein LOC108195337, translated to MGICSSCESTSVATAKLILQDGNLQEYPYPVKVSHVLQKHPSSFICNSDDMDFDDVAQPIPDDHDLVPGQLYFALPLTRLRRPLQAEEMAALAVKASSALSKSGGEKCGCRRKNVISGGAKSAGKSSSRRVADGGGVGVRNGGGRSSRRNFTAALSAIPE